In Ipomoea triloba cultivar NCNSP0323 chromosome 7, ASM357664v1, a single genomic region encodes these proteins:
- the LOC116025580 gene encoding L-ascorbate oxidase homolog: MSPLKMAVPFALLLLLFATAKAESPYRFFSWNVTYGTIYPLGKPQQGILINGQFPGPDIHSVTNDNLYINVFNSLDEPFLISWNGVQNRRNSYEDGVYGTTCPIPPGKNFTYILQVKDQIGSFYYFPSLAFHKAAGGFGGIRILSRPLIPVPFDEPAGDWTVLIGDWYQKNHTDLKKILDRGHKLPFPDGILINGRGPSGASFTVEPGKTYRLRISNVGLQNSLNFRIQGHKMKLVEVEGTHTMQTTFSSLDVHVGQSYSVLFTADQTPQDYYIVASSRFSTKILTTTAVLHYSNSNRPVSGPPPGGPTIQIDWSINQARAIRTNLTASGPRPNPQGSYHYGMINTTKTIRVASSAGQVNGKQRYALNSVSFVPADTPLKLADYFNIGGVFRVGSISSAPTGGGVYLDTSVMGADYRTFIEIVFQNDEDIVQSYHINGYQFWVVGMDGGQWTADSRNQYNLRDAVARSTTQVYPKSWTAIYVALDNVGMWNVRSEFWARQYLGQQFYLRVYTTSTSLRDEYPIPINALLCGRAVGHHKRPL, encoded by the exons ATGTCGCCGCTAAAGATGGCGGTGCCCTTCGCGCTACTGCTGCTGTTGTTTGCGACTGCTAAAGCAGAGAGCCCCTACAGATTCTTTTCTTGGAACGTTACCTATGGCACTATCTACCCCCTTGGCAAACCGCAGCAG GGTATTTTGATTAATGGGCAATTCCCAGGCCCAGACATTCACAGTGTCACCAATGACAATCTGTATATCAATGTGTTCAACAGCTTGGATGAGCCTTTTCTTATTTCTTG GAATGGGGTTCAGAATAGGAGGAATTCATATGAAGATGGAGTTTATGGAACAACATGCCCAATTCCTCCAGGAAAAAACTTCACTTATATTCTTCAAGTGAAAGATCAAATTGGGAGCTTCTATTACTTTCCCTCTCTTGCCTTCCACAAAGCAGCTGGTGGCTTTGGAGGCATCAGGATTCTTAGCAGGCCCCTAATCCCTGTCCCTTTCGATGAGCCTGCTGGTGACTGGACTGTACTAATTGGAGATTGGTACCAGAAAAATCACACG GATTTGAAAAAAATTCTGGATAGAGGCCATAAATTACCATTCCCTGATGGAATCCTCATCAATGGGCGTGGCCCTAGTGGTGCTTCATTCACTGTTGAACCAG GAAAAACATATCGGCTCAGAATTTCCAATGTTGGGCTGCAAAATTCCCTCAATTTCCGCATCCAGGGACACAAGATGAAATTGGTTGAAGTGGAGGGAACACACACCATGCAAACTACTTTCTCCTCCCTTGATGTTCATGTTGGGCAATCATACTCTGTTCTGTTTACTGCTGATCAGACCCCTCAGGATTACTACATAGTTGCTTCCTCCCGTTTCTCTACTAAGATCCTGACTACAACTGCTGTTCTTCATTACAGCAACTCCAACCGCCCTGTCTCTGGCCCCCCTCCTGGTGGACCAACCATTCAGATTGACTGGTCTATTAACCAGGCCCGTGCCATCAG GACCAATCTTACAGCTAGTGGACCAAGGCCTAACCCACAAGGTTCATATCATTATGGTATGATAAACACCACCAAGACCATCAGGGTTGCGAGCTCTGCTGGCCAAGTGAATGGCAAGCAGAGATATGCTCTCAACAGTGTTTCATTTGTGCCTGCTGATACTCCACTTAAGCTCGCTGATTACTTCAACATTGGAGGAGTTTTCCGTGTGGGAAGTATTTCATCTGCCCCCACCGGTGGGGGTGTTTACCTTGATACTTCTGTCATGGGTGCAGACTATAGGACATTTATAGAAATTGTGTTTCAGAATGACGAAGACATTGTTCAGAGCTATCATATTAATGGATATCAATTCTGGGTTGTCGG AATGGATGGGGGACAGTGGACAGCGGATAGCAGGAACCAGTACAATCTTCGCGATGCTGTTGCACGGTCTACCACTCAG GTGTACCCAAAGTCATGGACTGCAATTTACGTTGCACTTGACAACGTAGGAATGTGGAATGTGAGGTCCGAGTTCTGGGCACGACAATACCTTGGACAGCAGTTCTACTTGAGGGTTTACACCACTTCGACCTCGTTGAGAGACGAGTATCCAATTCCCATAAATGCCCTTCTATGCGGCAGAGCAGTTGGTCACCACAAACGGCCACTTTGA
- the LOC116026209 gene encoding polyadenylation and cleavage factor homolog 4-like isoform X2 — protein sequence MNEPRLQNPRAAIGGSFANSKQMLNDTSAGASKSAPPSILDRFKAMLKQRDEEVRVSSEDGVISPPTMDEVVKLYEIVLSDLTFNSKPIITELTIIAGEQREHGQGIANAICARILEAPVEQKLPSLYLLDSIVKNIGREYIRHLSARLPEVFCEAYRQVQPNMFAALRHLFGTWSTVFPSSVLHKIEACLQFSPSTSHQSSGLTNLRASESPRPGHGIHVNPKYLEARRQLVGHSTINAVGAEKLSSTGCAGLKSSDIDAAKLLPTAAARTVRSSSPFGVGRARSLSPPVDDFAVESSQISERPSPSHSRIDYGLNGVMAGDDETIDWHRNLLHDDSSQRLENSVAYSVKKGVDLQGPRALIDAYGIDEREKALYHHHKLGQPDANGIGKRVGVKTWQNTEEEEFNWEDMSPTLGDPSRRNDFSSSMPPSGRFITGPRVGSLQAVSAINDPRRSLSDQAQHSLSGRGVTSKIPGFYEEASLIPAPSYSQESQFLPQDFPQQSHHRIRVEGGGRGPSMRLSTKVGEQKIHLVGNLTTADGKFWKPPSVASRVNPGFNSSVQDVQAVNTGLSTGAWPTISRHNSQLLNSTSRIPPQKQIRDQFDAMNTVANHGLNERRIDNIDLKPQFELPRLPVQHPGAAPLNHQRSGQISLSQPQLPCRDVLQNKVPPVAMVVSTHTLMPPLNYGYTPQGQGVSGVQSTLPMVNIPNTSLQFTGAALPPIARVPTPGAPQMMPTFQPSGQGTQSAPQGGTFSNLINTLVAQGLVSLSNQAPPEDSVGTEFNMEVLKERHESTITALYSALPRQCTTCGLRFKSQDAHSNHMDWHVTKNRLSKNRKHNPSRKWFVSLSMWLSSAEALGTDAVPGFLPLEDVVEKKDDDELAVPADDEQNACALCGEPFDDFYSDETEEWMFRGAVYMNAPTGSTTGMDRSQLGPIVHAKCRSDSSSSCIEASKKHDEGYTDDGGLRKRMRS from the exons ATGAACGAACCAAGACTGCAGAACCCTAGAGCGGCCATTGGAGGCAGCTTCGCTAACTCTAAGCAAATGTTAAACGATACATCTGCGGGAGCTTCAAAGTCCGCGCCGCCCTCAATACTCGACCGGTTTAAGGCCATGTTGAAGCAGCGAGATGAGGAGGTTAGGGTTTCTTCGGAAGACGGTGTCATTTCGCCTCCTACTATGGATGAGGTTGTGAAGCTTTATGAGATTGTGTTGTCGGacttgactttcaattcgaaGCCTATCATTACTGAACTAACCATAATTGCTGGGGAGCAGAGAGAGCACGGCCAGGGCATTGCGAATGCAATCTGTGCTCGTATTCTGGAG GCCCCAGTTGAGCAGAAATTGCCATCTCTTTACCTTCTTGACAGTATTGTAAAGAATATAGGCAGGGAATATATAAGGCACTTATCTGCCCGTTTGCCTGAG GTGTTTTGTGAGGCCTACAGACAAGTCCAGCCCAACATGTTTGCTGCCCTGCGCCACCTATTTGGTACCTGGTCAACAGTTTTCCCATCATCTGTTCTCCACAAGATTGAGGCTTGCCTCCAGTTTTCCCCATCCACAAGCCATCAATCTTCTGGCTTGACCAACTTGAGAGCTTCTGAATCTCCTCGGCCAGGTCATGGAATACATGTAAATCCAAAATATTTGGAAGCGAGAAGACAATTAGTAGGGCATTCAACTATAAATGCT GTAGGAGCTGAAAAGTTGAGCTCTACTGGTTGTGCCGGACTTAAATCTTCTGACATAGATGCTGCAAAATTGCTTCCTACTGCAGCTGCAAGGACTGTACGGTCATCTTCTCCTTTTGGTGTGGGACGAGCAAGGTCACTCTcaccaccagttgatgattttGCTGTAGAAAGTTCACAAATTTCTGAAAGGCCATCACCATCTCATTCTAGAATAGATTATGGGCTTAATGGAGTAATGGCTGGAGATGATGAGACAATTGACTGGCACAGAAATCTTTTACATGATGATAGCAGTCAGCGGTTGGAAAACTCTGTTGCATATAGTGTCAAAAAAGGAGTTGACCTTCAAGGACCTAGAGCTCTGATTGATGCATATGGAATAGATGAAAGGGAAAAAGCATTATATCATCACCATAAGCTTGGTCAGCCAGATGCAAATGGAATCGGCAAAAGGGTAGGTGTTAAAACATGGCAAAATACTGAAGAGGAAGAATTTAATTGGGAAGACATGAGTCCAACACTTGGAGATCCTAGTCGGCGTAATGATTTTTCATCATCTATGCCACCATCTGGGAGATTTATAACCGGACCCCGTGTTGGTTCTCTTCAAGCCGTATCTGCTATCAATGATCCCAGAAGGAGCTTATCAGATCAGGCCCAGCATTCTTTA TCTGGACGAGGGGTAACTAGTAAGATTCCAGGATTCTATGAGGAGGCATCTCTTATTCCAGCTCCAAGTTATAGTCAAGAATCTCAGTTTCTGCCACAAGATTTCCCACAGCAATCCCATCACCGTATTAGGGTTGAAGGAGGTGGAAGAGGTCCCTCAATGCGTCTTTCAACTAAAGTGGGTGAGCAAAAGATTCATTTAGTTGGAAATTTAACAACTGCAGATGGAAAATTTTGGAAGCCCCCAAGTGTTGCTTCAAGAGTGAATCCTGGTTTTAACTCTTCAGTTCAGGATGTTCAAGCAGTTAACACAGGGCTTTCAACTGGTGCATGGCCCACAATAAGCAGGCATAATTCTCAGTTATTAAATTCAACATCTAGGATCCCACCTCAAAAACAGATAAGGGATCAGTTTGATGCTATGAATACAGTTGCTAATCATGGTCTGAATGAGCGACGTATTGATAATATAGATCTCAAACCACAGTTTGAGTTGCCTCGTTTGCCTGTTCAACATCCTGGTGCAGCCCCATTAAATCATCAAAGGTCTGGACAAATTTCTCTATCACAACCACAGTTGCCGTGTCGGGATGTTCTACAGAATAAGGTTCCACCAGTTGCAATGGTAGTTTCAACTCATACTCTAATGCCACCATTGAATTATGGCTACACTCCACAAGGTCAGGGTGTATCTGGTGTGCAATCTACTCTGCCTATGGTGAATATCCCAAATACATCTTTGCAGTTCACTGGAGCAGCCTTGCCACCCATAGCTAGAGTTCCAACTCCTGGTGCACCTCAAATGATGCCTACATTTCAACCTTCTGGTCAAGGCACTCAAAGTGCTCCCCAAGGTGGTACTTTTTCCAATTTGATCAACACTTTGGTGGCTCAAGGGTTGGTTTCATTATCAAATCAAGCTCCTCCAGAG GACTCTGTGGGCACTGAGTTCAATATGGAAGTCCTAAAGGAGCGTCATGAGTCAACAATAACTGCTCTATACTCTGCCCTTCCTAGGCAGTGCACAACATGTGGTCTTCGATTCAAATCCCAAGATGCTCATAGCAATCACATGGATTGGCATGTAACCAAGAACCGGCTATCTAAAAACCGCAAGCATAACCCTTCTCGTAAGTGGTTTGTAAGTCTTAGTATGTGGCTCAGTAGTGCAGAGGCATTGGGCACCGATGCAGTTCCTGGATTTCTACCTCTTGAAGATGTTGTGGAGaagaaggatgatgatgaaCTAGCTGTTCCTGCAGATGATGAGCAGAATGCTTGTGCTTTATGTGGTGAGCCTTTTGATGATTTTTATAGTGATGAGACTGAGGAATGGATGTTCAGGGGGGCTGTCTACATGAATGCACCAACTGGGTCAACAACTGGGATGGATAGGTCTCAATTAGGTCCCATTGTGCATGCAAAATGCAGGTCTGACTCTAGTAGCAGTTGCATTGAGGCTTCCAAAAAACATGATGAG GGttatacagatgatggaggtcTGAGGAAACGAATGCGCAGTTAG
- the LOC116026209 gene encoding polyadenylation and cleavage factor homolog 4-like isoform X1 codes for MNEPRLQNPRAAIGGSFANSKQMLNDTSAGASKSAPPSILDRFKAMLKQRDEEVRVSSEDGVISPPTMDEVVKLYEIVLSDLTFNSKPIITELTIIAGEQREHGQGIANAICARILEAPVEQKLPSLYLLDSIVKNIGREYIRHLSARLPEVFCEAYRQVQPNMFAALRHLFGTWSTVFPSSVLHKIEACLQFSPSTSHQSSGLTNLRASESPRPGHGIHVNPKYLEARRQLVGHSTINAVGAEKLSSTGCAGLKSSDIDAAKLLPTAAARTVRSSSPFGVGRARSLSPPVDDFAVESSQISERPSPSHSRIDYGLNGVMAGDDETIDWHRNLLHDDSSQRLENSVAYSVKKGVDLQGPRALIDAYGIDEREKALYHHHKLGQPDANGIGKRVGVKTWQNTEEEEFNWEDMSPTLGDPSRRNDFSSSMPPSGRFITGPRVGSLQAVSAINDPRRSLSDQAQHSLVKSGRGVTSKIPGFYEEASLIPAPSYSQESQFLPQDFPQQSHHRIRVEGGGRGPSMRLSTKVGEQKIHLVGNLTTADGKFWKPPSVASRVNPGFNSSVQDVQAVNTGLSTGAWPTISRHNSQLLNSTSRIPPQKQIRDQFDAMNTVANHGLNERRIDNIDLKPQFELPRLPVQHPGAAPLNHQRSGQISLSQPQLPCRDVLQNKVPPVAMVVSTHTLMPPLNYGYTPQGQGVSGVQSTLPMVNIPNTSLQFTGAALPPIARVPTPGAPQMMPTFQPSGQGTQSAPQGGTFSNLINTLVAQGLVSLSNQAPPEDSVGTEFNMEVLKERHESTITALYSALPRQCTTCGLRFKSQDAHSNHMDWHVTKNRLSKNRKHNPSRKWFVSLSMWLSSAEALGTDAVPGFLPLEDVVEKKDDDELAVPADDEQNACALCGEPFDDFYSDETEEWMFRGAVYMNAPTGSTTGMDRSQLGPIVHAKCRSDSSSSCIEASKKHDEGYTDDGGLRKRMRS; via the exons ATGAACGAACCAAGACTGCAGAACCCTAGAGCGGCCATTGGAGGCAGCTTCGCTAACTCTAAGCAAATGTTAAACGATACATCTGCGGGAGCTTCAAAGTCCGCGCCGCCCTCAATACTCGACCGGTTTAAGGCCATGTTGAAGCAGCGAGATGAGGAGGTTAGGGTTTCTTCGGAAGACGGTGTCATTTCGCCTCCTACTATGGATGAGGTTGTGAAGCTTTATGAGATTGTGTTGTCGGacttgactttcaattcgaaGCCTATCATTACTGAACTAACCATAATTGCTGGGGAGCAGAGAGAGCACGGCCAGGGCATTGCGAATGCAATCTGTGCTCGTATTCTGGAG GCCCCAGTTGAGCAGAAATTGCCATCTCTTTACCTTCTTGACAGTATTGTAAAGAATATAGGCAGGGAATATATAAGGCACTTATCTGCCCGTTTGCCTGAG GTGTTTTGTGAGGCCTACAGACAAGTCCAGCCCAACATGTTTGCTGCCCTGCGCCACCTATTTGGTACCTGGTCAACAGTTTTCCCATCATCTGTTCTCCACAAGATTGAGGCTTGCCTCCAGTTTTCCCCATCCACAAGCCATCAATCTTCTGGCTTGACCAACTTGAGAGCTTCTGAATCTCCTCGGCCAGGTCATGGAATACATGTAAATCCAAAATATTTGGAAGCGAGAAGACAATTAGTAGGGCATTCAACTATAAATGCT GTAGGAGCTGAAAAGTTGAGCTCTACTGGTTGTGCCGGACTTAAATCTTCTGACATAGATGCTGCAAAATTGCTTCCTACTGCAGCTGCAAGGACTGTACGGTCATCTTCTCCTTTTGGTGTGGGACGAGCAAGGTCACTCTcaccaccagttgatgattttGCTGTAGAAAGTTCACAAATTTCTGAAAGGCCATCACCATCTCATTCTAGAATAGATTATGGGCTTAATGGAGTAATGGCTGGAGATGATGAGACAATTGACTGGCACAGAAATCTTTTACATGATGATAGCAGTCAGCGGTTGGAAAACTCTGTTGCATATAGTGTCAAAAAAGGAGTTGACCTTCAAGGACCTAGAGCTCTGATTGATGCATATGGAATAGATGAAAGGGAAAAAGCATTATATCATCACCATAAGCTTGGTCAGCCAGATGCAAATGGAATCGGCAAAAGGGTAGGTGTTAAAACATGGCAAAATACTGAAGAGGAAGAATTTAATTGGGAAGACATGAGTCCAACACTTGGAGATCCTAGTCGGCGTAATGATTTTTCATCATCTATGCCACCATCTGGGAGATTTATAACCGGACCCCGTGTTGGTTCTCTTCAAGCCGTATCTGCTATCAATGATCCCAGAAGGAGCTTATCAGATCAGGCCCAGCATTCTTTAGTTAAG TCTGGACGAGGGGTAACTAGTAAGATTCCAGGATTCTATGAGGAGGCATCTCTTATTCCAGCTCCAAGTTATAGTCAAGAATCTCAGTTTCTGCCACAAGATTTCCCACAGCAATCCCATCACCGTATTAGGGTTGAAGGAGGTGGAAGAGGTCCCTCAATGCGTCTTTCAACTAAAGTGGGTGAGCAAAAGATTCATTTAGTTGGAAATTTAACAACTGCAGATGGAAAATTTTGGAAGCCCCCAAGTGTTGCTTCAAGAGTGAATCCTGGTTTTAACTCTTCAGTTCAGGATGTTCAAGCAGTTAACACAGGGCTTTCAACTGGTGCATGGCCCACAATAAGCAGGCATAATTCTCAGTTATTAAATTCAACATCTAGGATCCCACCTCAAAAACAGATAAGGGATCAGTTTGATGCTATGAATACAGTTGCTAATCATGGTCTGAATGAGCGACGTATTGATAATATAGATCTCAAACCACAGTTTGAGTTGCCTCGTTTGCCTGTTCAACATCCTGGTGCAGCCCCATTAAATCATCAAAGGTCTGGACAAATTTCTCTATCACAACCACAGTTGCCGTGTCGGGATGTTCTACAGAATAAGGTTCCACCAGTTGCAATGGTAGTTTCAACTCATACTCTAATGCCACCATTGAATTATGGCTACACTCCACAAGGTCAGGGTGTATCTGGTGTGCAATCTACTCTGCCTATGGTGAATATCCCAAATACATCTTTGCAGTTCACTGGAGCAGCCTTGCCACCCATAGCTAGAGTTCCAACTCCTGGTGCACCTCAAATGATGCCTACATTTCAACCTTCTGGTCAAGGCACTCAAAGTGCTCCCCAAGGTGGTACTTTTTCCAATTTGATCAACACTTTGGTGGCTCAAGGGTTGGTTTCATTATCAAATCAAGCTCCTCCAGAG GACTCTGTGGGCACTGAGTTCAATATGGAAGTCCTAAAGGAGCGTCATGAGTCAACAATAACTGCTCTATACTCTGCCCTTCCTAGGCAGTGCACAACATGTGGTCTTCGATTCAAATCCCAAGATGCTCATAGCAATCACATGGATTGGCATGTAACCAAGAACCGGCTATCTAAAAACCGCAAGCATAACCCTTCTCGTAAGTGGTTTGTAAGTCTTAGTATGTGGCTCAGTAGTGCAGAGGCATTGGGCACCGATGCAGTTCCTGGATTTCTACCTCTTGAAGATGTTGTGGAGaagaaggatgatgatgaaCTAGCTGTTCCTGCAGATGATGAGCAGAATGCTTGTGCTTTATGTGGTGAGCCTTTTGATGATTTTTATAGTGATGAGACTGAGGAATGGATGTTCAGGGGGGCTGTCTACATGAATGCACCAACTGGGTCAACAACTGGGATGGATAGGTCTCAATTAGGTCCCATTGTGCATGCAAAATGCAGGTCTGACTCTAGTAGCAGTTGCATTGAGGCTTCCAAAAAACATGATGAG GGttatacagatgatggaggtcTGAGGAAACGAATGCGCAGTTAG
- the LOC116026209 gene encoding polyadenylation and cleavage factor homolog 4-like isoform X3, with amino-acid sequence MNEPRLQNPRAAIGGSFANSKQMLNDTSAGASKSAPPSILDRFKAMLKQRDEEVRVSSEDGVISPPTMDEVVKLYEIVLSDLTFNSKPIITELTIIAGEQREHGQGIANAICARILEAPVEQKLPSLYLLDSIVKNIGREYIRHLSARLPEVGAEKLSSTGCAGLKSSDIDAAKLLPTAAARTVRSSSPFGVGRARSLSPPVDDFAVESSQISERPSPSHSRIDYGLNGVMAGDDETIDWHRNLLHDDSSQRLENSVAYSVKKGVDLQGPRALIDAYGIDEREKALYHHHKLGQPDANGIGKRVGVKTWQNTEEEEFNWEDMSPTLGDPSRRNDFSSSMPPSGRFITGPRVGSLQAVSAINDPRRSLSDQAQHSLVKSGRGVTSKIPGFYEEASLIPAPSYSQESQFLPQDFPQQSHHRIRVEGGGRGPSMRLSTKVGEQKIHLVGNLTTADGKFWKPPSVASRVNPGFNSSVQDVQAVNTGLSTGAWPTISRHNSQLLNSTSRIPPQKQIRDQFDAMNTVANHGLNERRIDNIDLKPQFELPRLPVQHPGAAPLNHQRSGQISLSQPQLPCRDVLQNKVPPVAMVVSTHTLMPPLNYGYTPQGQGVSGVQSTLPMVNIPNTSLQFTGAALPPIARVPTPGAPQMMPTFQPSGQGTQSAPQGGTFSNLINTLVAQGLVSLSNQAPPEDSVGTEFNMEVLKERHESTITALYSALPRQCTTCGLRFKSQDAHSNHMDWHVTKNRLSKNRKHNPSRKWFVSLSMWLSSAEALGTDAVPGFLPLEDVVEKKDDDELAVPADDEQNACALCGEPFDDFYSDETEEWMFRGAVYMNAPTGSTTGMDRSQLGPIVHAKCRSDSSSSCIEASKKHDEGYTDDGGLRKRMRS; translated from the exons ATGAACGAACCAAGACTGCAGAACCCTAGAGCGGCCATTGGAGGCAGCTTCGCTAACTCTAAGCAAATGTTAAACGATACATCTGCGGGAGCTTCAAAGTCCGCGCCGCCCTCAATACTCGACCGGTTTAAGGCCATGTTGAAGCAGCGAGATGAGGAGGTTAGGGTTTCTTCGGAAGACGGTGTCATTTCGCCTCCTACTATGGATGAGGTTGTGAAGCTTTATGAGATTGTGTTGTCGGacttgactttcaattcgaaGCCTATCATTACTGAACTAACCATAATTGCTGGGGAGCAGAGAGAGCACGGCCAGGGCATTGCGAATGCAATCTGTGCTCGTATTCTGGAG GCCCCAGTTGAGCAGAAATTGCCATCTCTTTACCTTCTTGACAGTATTGTAAAGAATATAGGCAGGGAATATATAAGGCACTTATCTGCCCGTTTGCCTGAG GTAGGAGCTGAAAAGTTGAGCTCTACTGGTTGTGCCGGACTTAAATCTTCTGACATAGATGCTGCAAAATTGCTTCCTACTGCAGCTGCAAGGACTGTACGGTCATCTTCTCCTTTTGGTGTGGGACGAGCAAGGTCACTCTcaccaccagttgatgattttGCTGTAGAAAGTTCACAAATTTCTGAAAGGCCATCACCATCTCATTCTAGAATAGATTATGGGCTTAATGGAGTAATGGCTGGAGATGATGAGACAATTGACTGGCACAGAAATCTTTTACATGATGATAGCAGTCAGCGGTTGGAAAACTCTGTTGCATATAGTGTCAAAAAAGGAGTTGACCTTCAAGGACCTAGAGCTCTGATTGATGCATATGGAATAGATGAAAGGGAAAAAGCATTATATCATCACCATAAGCTTGGTCAGCCAGATGCAAATGGAATCGGCAAAAGGGTAGGTGTTAAAACATGGCAAAATACTGAAGAGGAAGAATTTAATTGGGAAGACATGAGTCCAACACTTGGAGATCCTAGTCGGCGTAATGATTTTTCATCATCTATGCCACCATCTGGGAGATTTATAACCGGACCCCGTGTTGGTTCTCTTCAAGCCGTATCTGCTATCAATGATCCCAGAAGGAGCTTATCAGATCAGGCCCAGCATTCTTTAGTTAAG TCTGGACGAGGGGTAACTAGTAAGATTCCAGGATTCTATGAGGAGGCATCTCTTATTCCAGCTCCAAGTTATAGTCAAGAATCTCAGTTTCTGCCACAAGATTTCCCACAGCAATCCCATCACCGTATTAGGGTTGAAGGAGGTGGAAGAGGTCCCTCAATGCGTCTTTCAACTAAAGTGGGTGAGCAAAAGATTCATTTAGTTGGAAATTTAACAACTGCAGATGGAAAATTTTGGAAGCCCCCAAGTGTTGCTTCAAGAGTGAATCCTGGTTTTAACTCTTCAGTTCAGGATGTTCAAGCAGTTAACACAGGGCTTTCAACTGGTGCATGGCCCACAATAAGCAGGCATAATTCTCAGTTATTAAATTCAACATCTAGGATCCCACCTCAAAAACAGATAAGGGATCAGTTTGATGCTATGAATACAGTTGCTAATCATGGTCTGAATGAGCGACGTATTGATAATATAGATCTCAAACCACAGTTTGAGTTGCCTCGTTTGCCTGTTCAACATCCTGGTGCAGCCCCATTAAATCATCAAAGGTCTGGACAAATTTCTCTATCACAACCACAGTTGCCGTGTCGGGATGTTCTACAGAATAAGGTTCCACCAGTTGCAATGGTAGTTTCAACTCATACTCTAATGCCACCATTGAATTATGGCTACACTCCACAAGGTCAGGGTGTATCTGGTGTGCAATCTACTCTGCCTATGGTGAATATCCCAAATACATCTTTGCAGTTCACTGGAGCAGCCTTGCCACCCATAGCTAGAGTTCCAACTCCTGGTGCACCTCAAATGATGCCTACATTTCAACCTTCTGGTCAAGGCACTCAAAGTGCTCCCCAAGGTGGTACTTTTTCCAATTTGATCAACACTTTGGTGGCTCAAGGGTTGGTTTCATTATCAAATCAAGCTCCTCCAGAG GACTCTGTGGGCACTGAGTTCAATATGGAAGTCCTAAAGGAGCGTCATGAGTCAACAATAACTGCTCTATACTCTGCCCTTCCTAGGCAGTGCACAACATGTGGTCTTCGATTCAAATCCCAAGATGCTCATAGCAATCACATGGATTGGCATGTAACCAAGAACCGGCTATCTAAAAACCGCAAGCATAACCCTTCTCGTAAGTGGTTTGTAAGTCTTAGTATGTGGCTCAGTAGTGCAGAGGCATTGGGCACCGATGCAGTTCCTGGATTTCTACCTCTTGAAGATGTTGTGGAGaagaaggatgatgatgaaCTAGCTGTTCCTGCAGATGATGAGCAGAATGCTTGTGCTTTATGTGGTGAGCCTTTTGATGATTTTTATAGTGATGAGACTGAGGAATGGATGTTCAGGGGGGCTGTCTACATGAATGCACCAACTGGGTCAACAACTGGGATGGATAGGTCTCAATTAGGTCCCATTGTGCATGCAAAATGCAGGTCTGACTCTAGTAGCAGTTGCATTGAGGCTTCCAAAAAACATGATGAG GGttatacagatgatggaggtcTGAGGAAACGAATGCGCAGTTAG